From a region of the Streptomyces venezuelae genome:
- the argC gene encoding N-acetyl-gamma-glutamyl-phosphate reductase: protein MVVRVAVAGASGYAGGEVLRLLLSHPEVEIGALTGNSNAGQLLGSLQPHLVPLAGRTLEPTTPEVLAGQGRRHDVVFLALPHGQSAAVAAQLGDDVLVVDMGADHRLKDSADWDAFYGAPHAGTWPYGLPELPGAREALEGTRRIAVPGCFPTAVSLALFPAYQGKLAEPEAVIVAATGTSGAGKALKPHLLGAEVMGTVTPYGVGGGHRHTPEMVQNLSPLAGERVSVSFTPTLVPMARGILATCSAKALPGTTAESLRAAYEKAYADEPFVHLLPEGQMPSTKSVHGSNAVHVQVAYDESARRIIAVSAIDNLTKGTAGGAVQSMNIALGFHESLGLSTIGVAP, encoded by the coding sequence ATGGTGGTACGTGTAGCGGTGGCCGGTGCGAGCGGGTACGCGGGAGGAGAAGTCCTGCGCCTCCTGCTGTCGCACCCCGAGGTGGAGATCGGCGCCCTGACCGGCAACTCCAACGCCGGACAGCTCCTCGGCTCCCTGCAACCGCACCTCGTGCCGCTCGCGGGACGCACCCTGGAGCCGACCACCCCCGAGGTCCTCGCCGGACAGGGCCGCCGGCACGACGTGGTCTTCCTCGCCCTCCCGCACGGCCAGTCCGCAGCCGTGGCCGCCCAGCTCGGCGACGACGTCCTCGTCGTCGACATGGGCGCCGACCACCGGCTCAAGGACTCCGCCGACTGGGACGCCTTCTACGGCGCCCCGCACGCCGGCACCTGGCCCTACGGACTCCCCGAACTGCCCGGCGCCCGCGAGGCACTGGAAGGGACCAGGCGCATCGCGGTCCCCGGCTGCTTCCCCACCGCCGTCTCCCTCGCGCTCTTCCCCGCCTACCAGGGGAAGCTCGCCGAACCGGAGGCCGTGATCGTCGCCGCCACCGGCACCTCCGGCGCGGGCAAGGCCCTCAAGCCGCACCTGCTCGGCGCCGAGGTGATGGGCACCGTGACCCCGTACGGCGTGGGCGGCGGACACCGCCACACACCCGAGATGGTGCAGAACCTCAGCCCGCTCGCGGGCGAGCGCGTCTCGGTCTCCTTCACTCCCACCCTCGTGCCCATGGCACGCGGCATCCTCGCCACCTGCTCGGCCAAGGCGCTCCCCGGCACCACCGCCGAATCGCTGCGCGCCGCCTACGAGAAGGCGTACGCCGACGAGCCCTTCGTCCACCTGCTGCCCGAGGGCCAGATGCCGTCCACCAAATCCGTCCACGGTTCCAACGCCGTCCACGTCCAGGTCGCCTACGACGAGTCCGCCCGGCGGATCATCGCCGTCAGCGCCATCGACAACCTGACCAAGGGCACCGCCGGCGGCGCGGTGCAGAGCATGAACATCGCCCTGGGGTTCCACGAGAGCCTGGGTCTTTCGACGATCGGAGTCGCTCCGTGA
- a CDS encoding histidine phosphatase family protein, whose translation MHVRVSLVAAARSSSLLAERFDDDRPLDGAGWRSVESAAQGLVPLGAAELRYCSPTPRSRATGEALGYAPLAQPALRECDMGRWRGLTLAEVTAQEPGAVDQWLSDPWSAPHGGESLLAFISRVGGWLDTRPADDGGAIVAVAEPSVVRAALVYALKAPPLTYWNVDVRPLSTMTLTGWSGRWHLSLQAPA comes from the coding sequence ATGCATGTTCGGGTTTCGCTTGTCGCAGCAGCCCGTAGTTCCTCGCTGCTCGCCGAGCGCTTCGACGACGACCGCCCGCTGGACGGAGCCGGCTGGCGGTCGGTGGAGTCCGCCGCGCAGGGCCTCGTGCCCCTGGGCGCGGCCGAGCTGCGCTACTGCTCGCCGACCCCGCGCAGCCGTGCCACGGGCGAGGCCCTCGGGTACGCGCCCCTCGCCCAGCCCGCGCTGCGCGAGTGCGACATGGGCCGCTGGCGGGGGCTGACCCTGGCCGAGGTGACCGCCCAGGAGCCCGGAGCGGTGGACCAGTGGCTCAGCGACCCGTGGTCCGCCCCGCACGGGGGCGAGTCCCTGCTCGCCTTCATCTCACGCGTCGGCGGCTGGCTCGACACCCGGCCGGCCGACGACGGGGGAGCGATCGTGGCGGTGGCGGAGCCCTCGGTGGTCCGGGCGGCCCTGGTGTACGCGCTGAAGGCGCCCCCGCTGACCTACTGGAACGTGGACGTCCGGCCGCTGTCCACGATGACCCTCACCGGCTGGTCCGGCCGTTGGCACCTGTCTCTGCAGGCCCCGGCGTAA